One window from the genome of Nitrospirota bacterium encodes:
- a CDS encoding DUF3857 and transglutaminase domain-containing protein, translating into MRRPKYITFTVMAAVLCIFLSSYASDTPQTWEEKYRDEPYVFLRSERTVELRKDFTTLTTTRFVARIQKDGAKDMGEISVDYDKSREVVKDIQAFTITPGGEKLQSREIQDLALKKGYAVYSDERTKLITMPHVVVGSVIDWQVAVETTKPVIEKNFYDMISLSSAVPVKVQKYTMVAPKDMKLHFKYINTDRKPIVTYSKDNVIYTWEISDIDKIEFEEYMPPWEEVYETVAISTLDSWEEMSIWAWNLFSKNLRLSDEMKKKANEITKGKKLLSDKVQAIIEYIQDDFRYVAMNMDFHSYEPHPSDQMFSNKYGDCKDYTLMGMAMLSEIGVKAYPVLFPSSTVFKKEGLLPMPTYFNHAIIFF; encoded by the coding sequence ATGAGAAGACCAAAGTACATAACATTCACTGTAATGGCCGCAGTGCTATGCATATTCTTGTCATCGTATGCGTCAGACACACCACAAACATGGGAAGAGAAGTATAGGGATGAGCCGTATGTATTTCTGCGCTCTGAACGGACAGTTGAACTCAGAAAAGATTTTACCACTTTGACCACGACCCGGTTTGTGGCAAGGATCCAAAAAGATGGTGCAAAAGACATGGGGGAGATATCTGTCGACTACGACAAGAGCAGGGAGGTAGTAAAGGACATACAGGCCTTCACCATAACTCCAGGAGGCGAGAAGCTGCAGTCGCGGGAAATACAGGACTTAGCTTTGAAAAAGGGATATGCTGTTTACAGTGACGAACGGACAAAACTTATTACGATGCCTCATGTGGTGGTGGGAAGTGTAATCGACTGGCAAGTGGCTGTCGAAACCACAAAACCGGTAATTGAAAAGAACTTTTACGACATGATTTCCCTCTCCTCTGCCGTGCCGGTGAAGGTGCAGAAATATACCATGGTCGCACCTAAGGACATGAAACTGCATTTCAAATATATCAATACTGACAGAAAGCCGATTGTTACCTATTCTAAAGATAATGTTATCTATACATGGGAGATATCGGACATTGATAAAATAGAATTTGAAGAGTATATGCCGCCATGGGAAGAGGTATATGAGACTGTGGCAATTTCTACGCTGGATTCGTGGGAAGAGATGTCAATATGGGCATGGAACCTCTTCAGTAAGAACCTGCGCCTATCCGACGAAATGAAGAAGAAGGCAAATGAGATAACCAAGGGCAAGAAATTACTCTCCGATAAGGTACAGGCCATTATCGAATATATACAGGATGATTTTCGCTATGTTGCTATGAACATGGACTTCCACAGCTATGAGCCCCATCCCTCGGACCAGATGTTTTCCAACAAATATGGAGACTGTAAGGATTATACTCTCATGGGGATGGCTATGCTTTCCGAGATAGGCGTAAAAGCATATCCCGTGCTCTTCCCTTCGAGCACGGTCTTCAAAAAAGAAGGACTGCTGCCCATGCCAACCTATTTCAACCATGCCATTATTTTCTTTTAG